In a single window of the Branchiostoma floridae strain S238N-H82 chromosome 2, Bfl_VNyyK, whole genome shotgun sequence genome:
- the LOC118410649 gene encoding sodium/calcium exchanger 3-like isoform X8: MDLIAWQTNYSTGYVVETLPNGTEPCESWLLLPAENLWPSALRGILYFLAMAYIFIGITIGSDVFMCSIEVITSKKRKVVRWDEERQETVEREVLLWNETIANLTLLALGSSAPEIMLNIIEAVKELGNPPEDGLGPFTIVGSAAFNLLVINAICVASVPSPEIKAVREFGVFVITSLWSMFAYVWMLVVVLWVTPGVIDVWEAWVTLGFTPLLVLTAYAQDSGWWCKRQHSRIHNSEPSIQEDMNVRVIGSPQGRASVLNTRAPTELLALEGRNRNLNDMDRPSQQGQQPTNALSRASRTRERQKDPSTTFQFRHAVVRSMLYQKKAPKPKARFAEVVTKMVSIKALTSPAMRRQLAANDMSGKFTFGTHTYSVLESSGAIEVDVLFHRRRLSKLTLLNSMSKLNLVNKSNNGPNNGPVVNGTTTDSGQSSAPSKQDEAKEDVSVEFETRDGTGKTGKDYTHTQGRLVFKETEYRKKIKIPIINDQQYQSDKDFYVILKSPAPREDAALGDPSVARVTIIDDDKPGNFVFEQPIYYGDSRTFKVTATVLRQNGTDGNTSVEYTTMDGTAKGGPFSSPTLDYISNSGVLYFAHGETSKQISINLNKEKMGHRNFVILLRNPSLGSKIGEPGAAVGFLCKEEEDELAERVANVVPMGDTEEEDTSWGGQFRSAMCLESEEDEDGKKIPPSVGQLIMHFVTFFWKVLFAFIPPRSMLGGWPAFVMSLGFITMLTAFIETLGHLLGCVFGVRTSVTGITIIALGTSVPDTFASRTVAIHDVHADAAIGNVTGSNSVNVFLGLGLPWVISTMYHLINGTQYRVLPGNLRFAVFTFLAVGSLCLLMLFVRRKCFGGELGGKKVPKWISALLMFSFWVVFIVLCSLKAYDLLPF, from the exons ATGGATCTGATTGCTTGGCAAACCAACTACAGTACTGGGTACGTTGTGGAGACTTTGCCCAATGGAACAGAGCCATGTGAAAGCTGGCTCCTTCTTCCCGCAGAGAACTTGTGGCCCTCGGCACTACGAGGGATACTGTACTTCCTGGCCATGGCCTATATATTCATTGGGATCACCATTGGCAGTGATGTCTTCATGTGCAGCATAGAAGTCATCACcagtaagaaaagaaaagtagTACGATGGGATGAAGAAAGGCAAGAGACCGTGGAGAGAGAGGTCCTGCTATGGAATGAGACAATCGCTAATCTAACATTGCTGGCACTCGGCAGCAGCGCCCCAGAAATCATGTTGAACATCATAGAAGCCGTCAAGGAACTAGGAAACCCACCAGAGGATGGCTTGGGGCCTTTCACCATTGTGGGTAGTGCTGCCTTCAATCTTCTAGTAATCAATGCTATCTGTGTTGCCAGTGTGCCATCTCCAGAGATTAAAGCAGTCCGAGAGTTTGGAGTCTTTGTGATCACCTCCCTCTGGTCCATGTTTGCATACGTTTGGATGCTGGTGGTAGTTCTTTGGGTGACACCAGGAGTCATTGATGTCTGGGAGGCATGGGTCACTCTTGGCTTCACCCCTCTGCTGGTGTTGACAGCTTATGCCCAAGACAGTGGTTGGTGGTGCAAGCGTCAGCATTCCAGGATCCATAACTCAGAACCAAGCATTCAAGAAGACATG AATGTGCGCGTGATTGGGAGTCCCCAGGGCCGTGCTAGCGTATTAAACACAAGAGCACCAACTGAGCTGCTGGCACTGGAAGGCCGCAACAG GAACCTGAATGACATGGACCGCCCTTCCCAGCAGGGACAACAGCCCACCAACGCTTTATCCAGAGCAAG CCGAACAAG AGAAAGGCAGAAAGACCCAAGCACCACTTTCCA GTTTCGCCATGCAGTGGTGAGATCCATGCTCTATCAGAAGAAGGCACCAAAGCCCAAGGCCAGGTTTGCAGAGGTGGTGACAAAGATGGTGTCCATCAAGGCCTTGACAAGCCCAGCTATGAGGCGCCAACTAG CTGCGAACGACATGAGTGGGAAGTTCACATTTGGAACCCACACATACAGCGTGCTGGAGAGTTCAGGGGCCATAGAAGTGGATGTGCTGTTTCACAGGAGACGGCT GTCAAAGCTCACCCTCCTCAACAGTATGTCCAAGCTGAACTTG GTGAACAAAAGTAACAATGGACCCAACAATGGACCTGTGGTGAATGGAACTACCACAGACTCGGGACAATCTTCTGCCCCCAGCAAGCAAGATGAGGCAAAGGAGGATGTGTCTGTGGAGTTTGAGACCAGAGACGGGACAGGCAAGACAGGAAAGGACTACACCCACACGCAGGGCAGACTG GTTTTCAAGGAAACTGAATACAGGAAGAAGATCAAGATTCCCATCATTAACGACCAGCAGTACCAGTCAGACAAGGATTTCTATGTGATTCTGAAGAGTCCTGCTCCACGGGAGGATGCAGCATTGGGTGACCCCAGCGTTGCTCGGGTGACCATTATTGATGATGACA AGCCTGGCAACTTTGTGTTTGAGCAGCCAATATACTATGGGGACAGCAGGACCTTCAAAGTGACAGCCACTGTGCTGAGACAGAATGGCACAGATGGGAACACCAGTGTGGAGTACACGACTAT GGACGGTACAGCCAAGGGTGGTCCATTCTCATCGCCAACGTTGGACTACATCAGCAACTCAGGCGTGCTGTACTTTGCTCATGGCGAAACATCCAAGCAAATCTCCATTAATCTTAACAAGGAGAAAATG GGTCACAGAAATTTTGTGATCTTGCTGAGAAATCCCAGCCTGGGTTCGAAGATAGGAGAGCCAGGAGCTGCGGTTGGCTTCCTCTGTAAAG AGGAGGAAG ATGAGCTGGCAGAAAGAGTTGCCAATGTTGTACCCATGGGTGATACAGAGGAAGAGGACACATCATGGGGTGGACAGTTCAGAAG TGCGATGTGCTTGGAGAGtgaggaggatgaagatggaaAGAAGATTCCTCCCTCAGTGGGACAGCTCATCATGCACTTTGTCACCTTCTTCTGGAAGGTCCTCTTCGCATTCATTCCTCCAAG ATCTATGTTGGGAGGCTGGCCAGCTTTTGTAATGTCCCTGGGCTTCATCACCATGCTGACAGCTTTTATTGAAACG CTTGGGCACCTGCTGGGCTGTGTGTTTGGAGTACGGACCAGTGTGACAGGCATCACCATCATCGCACTGGGCACCAGTGTGCCGGACACGTTTGCCAGTCGCACAGTCGCTATACATGATGTCCATGCAGACGCTGCTATTGGGAATGTTACAG GCAGTAACAGTGTGAACGTGTTCCTGGGTCTGGGTCTGCCATGGGTCATCTCCACCATGTACCACCTGATCAACGGCACACAGTACAGGGTGCTGCCTGGAAATCTACGCTTTGCAGTTTTCACCTTCCTGGCTGTTGGATCTTTGTGTCTGTTGATGTTGTTCGTAAGGAGAAAG TGTTTTGGAGGCGAGCTGGGAGGAAAGAAAGTGCCCAAGTGGATCAGTGCACTGCTGATGTTCTCCTTCTGGGTCGTCTTCATCGTCCTGTGCAGCCTGAAGGCCTACGACCTCTTACCCTTTTAA
- the LOC118410649 gene encoding sodium/calcium exchanger 3-like isoform X1, whose product MDLIAWQTNYSTGYVVETLPNGTEPCESWLLLPAENLWPSALRGILYFLAMAYIFIGITIGSDVFMCSIEVITSKKRKVVRWDEERQETVEREVLLWNETIANLTLLALGSSAPEIMLNIIEAVKELGNPPEDGLGPFTIVGSAAFNLLVINAICVASVPSPEIKAVREFGVFVITSLWSMFAYVWMLVVVLWVTPGVIDVWEAWVTLGFTPLLVLTAYAQDSGWWCKRQHSRIHNSEPSIQEDMNVRVIGSPQGRASVLNTRAPTELLALEGRNSHANLRQASEPARFNDSFFSLRNLNDMDRPSQQGQQPTNALSRASRTRERQKDPSTTFQFRHAVVRSMLYQKKAPKPKARFAEVVTKMVSIKALTSPAMRRQLAANDMSGKFTFGTHTYSVLESSGAIEVDVLFHRRRLSKLTLLNSMSKLNLVNKSNNGPNNGPVVNGTTTDSGQSSAPSKQDEAKEDVSVEFETRDGTGKTGKDYTHTQGRLVFKETEYRKKIKIPIINDQQYQSDKDFYVILKSPAPREDAALGDPSVARVTIIDDDKPGNFVFEQPIYYGDSRTFKVTATVLRQNGTDGNTSVEYTTMDGTAKGGPFSSPTLDYISNSGVLYFAHGETSKQISINLNKEKMGHRNFVILLRNPSLGSKIGEPGAAVGFLCKEEEDELAERVANVVPMGDTEEEDTSWGGQFRSAMCLESEEDEDGKKIPPSVGQLIMHFVTFFWKVLFAFIPPRSMLGGWPAFVMSLGFITMLTAFIETLGHLLGCVFGVRTSVTGITIIALGTSVPDTFASRTVAIHDVHADAAIGNVTGSNSVNVFLGLGLPWVISTMYHLINGTQYRVLPGNLRFAVFTFLAVGSLCLLMLFVRRKCFGGELGGKKVPKWISALLMFSFWVVFIVLCSLKAYDLLPF is encoded by the exons ATGGATCTGATTGCTTGGCAAACCAACTACAGTACTGGGTACGTTGTGGAGACTTTGCCCAATGGAACAGAGCCATGTGAAAGCTGGCTCCTTCTTCCCGCAGAGAACTTGTGGCCCTCGGCACTACGAGGGATACTGTACTTCCTGGCCATGGCCTATATATTCATTGGGATCACCATTGGCAGTGATGTCTTCATGTGCAGCATAGAAGTCATCACcagtaagaaaagaaaagtagTACGATGGGATGAAGAAAGGCAAGAGACCGTGGAGAGAGAGGTCCTGCTATGGAATGAGACAATCGCTAATCTAACATTGCTGGCACTCGGCAGCAGCGCCCCAGAAATCATGTTGAACATCATAGAAGCCGTCAAGGAACTAGGAAACCCACCAGAGGATGGCTTGGGGCCTTTCACCATTGTGGGTAGTGCTGCCTTCAATCTTCTAGTAATCAATGCTATCTGTGTTGCCAGTGTGCCATCTCCAGAGATTAAAGCAGTCCGAGAGTTTGGAGTCTTTGTGATCACCTCCCTCTGGTCCATGTTTGCATACGTTTGGATGCTGGTGGTAGTTCTTTGGGTGACACCAGGAGTCATTGATGTCTGGGAGGCATGGGTCACTCTTGGCTTCACCCCTCTGCTGGTGTTGACAGCTTATGCCCAAGACAGTGGTTGGTGGTGCAAGCGTCAGCATTCCAGGATCCATAACTCAGAACCAAGCATTCAAGAAGACATG AATGTGCGCGTGATTGGGAGTCCCCAGGGCCGTGCTAGCGTATTAAACACAAGAGCACCAACTGAGCTGCTGGCACTGGAAGGCCGCAACAG CCATGCCAACCTGAGACAGGCTTCTgaacctgccagatttaatgaCAG TTTTTTCTCCCTTAGGAACCTGAATGACATGGACCGCCCTTCCCAGCAGGGACAACAGCCCACCAACGCTTTATCCAGAGCAAG CCGAACAAG AGAAAGGCAGAAAGACCCAAGCACCACTTTCCA GTTTCGCCATGCAGTGGTGAGATCCATGCTCTATCAGAAGAAGGCACCAAAGCCCAAGGCCAGGTTTGCAGAGGTGGTGACAAAGATGGTGTCCATCAAGGCCTTGACAAGCCCAGCTATGAGGCGCCAACTAG CTGCGAACGACATGAGTGGGAAGTTCACATTTGGAACCCACACATACAGCGTGCTGGAGAGTTCAGGGGCCATAGAAGTGGATGTGCTGTTTCACAGGAGACGGCT GTCAAAGCTCACCCTCCTCAACAGTATGTCCAAGCTGAACTTG GTGAACAAAAGTAACAATGGACCCAACAATGGACCTGTGGTGAATGGAACTACCACAGACTCGGGACAATCTTCTGCCCCCAGCAAGCAAGATGAGGCAAAGGAGGATGTGTCTGTGGAGTTTGAGACCAGAGACGGGACAGGCAAGACAGGAAAGGACTACACCCACACGCAGGGCAGACTG GTTTTCAAGGAAACTGAATACAGGAAGAAGATCAAGATTCCCATCATTAACGACCAGCAGTACCAGTCAGACAAGGATTTCTATGTGATTCTGAAGAGTCCTGCTCCACGGGAGGATGCAGCATTGGGTGACCCCAGCGTTGCTCGGGTGACCATTATTGATGATGACA AGCCTGGCAACTTTGTGTTTGAGCAGCCAATATACTATGGGGACAGCAGGACCTTCAAAGTGACAGCCACTGTGCTGAGACAGAATGGCACAGATGGGAACACCAGTGTGGAGTACACGACTAT GGACGGTACAGCCAAGGGTGGTCCATTCTCATCGCCAACGTTGGACTACATCAGCAACTCAGGCGTGCTGTACTTTGCTCATGGCGAAACATCCAAGCAAATCTCCATTAATCTTAACAAGGAGAAAATG GGTCACAGAAATTTTGTGATCTTGCTGAGAAATCCCAGCCTGGGTTCGAAGATAGGAGAGCCAGGAGCTGCGGTTGGCTTCCTCTGTAAAG AGGAGGAAG ATGAGCTGGCAGAAAGAGTTGCCAATGTTGTACCCATGGGTGATACAGAGGAAGAGGACACATCATGGGGTGGACAGTTCAGAAG TGCGATGTGCTTGGAGAGtgaggaggatgaagatggaaAGAAGATTCCTCCCTCAGTGGGACAGCTCATCATGCACTTTGTCACCTTCTTCTGGAAGGTCCTCTTCGCATTCATTCCTCCAAG ATCTATGTTGGGAGGCTGGCCAGCTTTTGTAATGTCCCTGGGCTTCATCACCATGCTGACAGCTTTTATTGAAACG CTTGGGCACCTGCTGGGCTGTGTGTTTGGAGTACGGACCAGTGTGACAGGCATCACCATCATCGCACTGGGCACCAGTGTGCCGGACACGTTTGCCAGTCGCACAGTCGCTATACATGATGTCCATGCAGACGCTGCTATTGGGAATGTTACAG GCAGTAACAGTGTGAACGTGTTCCTGGGTCTGGGTCTGCCATGGGTCATCTCCACCATGTACCACCTGATCAACGGCACACAGTACAGGGTGCTGCCTGGAAATCTACGCTTTGCAGTTTTCACCTTCCTGGCTGTTGGATCTTTGTGTCTGTTGATGTTGTTCGTAAGGAGAAAG TGTTTTGGAGGCGAGCTGGGAGGAAAGAAAGTGCCCAAGTGGATCAGTGCACTGCTGATGTTCTCCTTCTGGGTCGTCTTCATCGTCCTGTGCAGCCTGAAGGCCTACGACCTCTTACCCTTTTAA
- the LOC118410649 gene encoding sodium/calcium exchanger 3-like isoform X10: MDLIAWQTNYSTGYVVETLPNGTEPCESWLLLPAENLWPSALRGILYFLAMAYIFIGITIGSDVFMCSIEVITSKKRKVVRWDEERQETVEREVLLWNETIANLTLLALGSSAPEIMLNIIEAVKELGNPPEDGLGPFTIVGSAAFNLLVINAICVASVPSPEIKAVREFGVFVITSLWSMFAYVWMLVVVLWVTPGVIDVWEAWVTLGFTPLLVLTAYAQDSGWWCKRQHSRIHNSEPSIQEDMNVRVIGSPQGRASVLNTRAPTELLALEGRNRNLNDMDRPSQQGQQPTNALSRARFRHAVVRSMLYQKKAPKPKARFAEVVTKMVSIKALTSPAMRRQLAANDMSGKFTFGTHTYSVLESSGAIEVDVLFHRRRLSKLTLLNSMSKLNLVNKSNNGPNNGPVVNGTTTDSGQSSAPSKQDEAKEDVSVEFETRDGTGKTGKDYTHTQGRLVFKETEYRKKIKIPIINDQQYQSDKDFYVILKSPAPREDAALGDPSVARVTIIDDDKPGNFVFEQPIYYGDSRTFKVTATVLRQNGTDGNTSVEYTTMDGTAKGGPFSSPTLDYISNSGVLYFAHGETSKQISINLNKEKMGHRNFVILLRNPSLGSKIGEPGAAVGFLCKEEEDELAERVANVVPMGDTEEEDTSWGGQFRSAMCLESEEDEDGKKIPPSVGQLIMHFVTFFWKVLFAFIPPRSMLGGWPAFVMSLGFITMLTAFIETLGHLLGCVFGVRTSVTGITIIALGTSVPDTFASRTVAIHDVHADAAIGNVTGSNSVNVFLGLGLPWVISTMYHLINGTQYRVLPGNLRFAVFTFLAVGSLCLLMLFVRRKCFGGELGGKKVPKWISALLMFSFWVVFIVLCSLKAYDLLPF, from the exons ATGGATCTGATTGCTTGGCAAACCAACTACAGTACTGGGTACGTTGTGGAGACTTTGCCCAATGGAACAGAGCCATGTGAAAGCTGGCTCCTTCTTCCCGCAGAGAACTTGTGGCCCTCGGCACTACGAGGGATACTGTACTTCCTGGCCATGGCCTATATATTCATTGGGATCACCATTGGCAGTGATGTCTTCATGTGCAGCATAGAAGTCATCACcagtaagaaaagaaaagtagTACGATGGGATGAAGAAAGGCAAGAGACCGTGGAGAGAGAGGTCCTGCTATGGAATGAGACAATCGCTAATCTAACATTGCTGGCACTCGGCAGCAGCGCCCCAGAAATCATGTTGAACATCATAGAAGCCGTCAAGGAACTAGGAAACCCACCAGAGGATGGCTTGGGGCCTTTCACCATTGTGGGTAGTGCTGCCTTCAATCTTCTAGTAATCAATGCTATCTGTGTTGCCAGTGTGCCATCTCCAGAGATTAAAGCAGTCCGAGAGTTTGGAGTCTTTGTGATCACCTCCCTCTGGTCCATGTTTGCATACGTTTGGATGCTGGTGGTAGTTCTTTGGGTGACACCAGGAGTCATTGATGTCTGGGAGGCATGGGTCACTCTTGGCTTCACCCCTCTGCTGGTGTTGACAGCTTATGCCCAAGACAGTGGTTGGTGGTGCAAGCGTCAGCATTCCAGGATCCATAACTCAGAACCAAGCATTCAAGAAGACATG AATGTGCGCGTGATTGGGAGTCCCCAGGGCCGTGCTAGCGTATTAAACACAAGAGCACCAACTGAGCTGCTGGCACTGGAAGGCCGCAACAG GAACCTGAATGACATGGACCGCCCTTCCCAGCAGGGACAACAGCCCACCAACGCTTTATCCAGAGCAAG GTTTCGCCATGCAGTGGTGAGATCCATGCTCTATCAGAAGAAGGCACCAAAGCCCAAGGCCAGGTTTGCAGAGGTGGTGACAAAGATGGTGTCCATCAAGGCCTTGACAAGCCCAGCTATGAGGCGCCAACTAG CTGCGAACGACATGAGTGGGAAGTTCACATTTGGAACCCACACATACAGCGTGCTGGAGAGTTCAGGGGCCATAGAAGTGGATGTGCTGTTTCACAGGAGACGGCT GTCAAAGCTCACCCTCCTCAACAGTATGTCCAAGCTGAACTTG GTGAACAAAAGTAACAATGGACCCAACAATGGACCTGTGGTGAATGGAACTACCACAGACTCGGGACAATCTTCTGCCCCCAGCAAGCAAGATGAGGCAAAGGAGGATGTGTCTGTGGAGTTTGAGACCAGAGACGGGACAGGCAAGACAGGAAAGGACTACACCCACACGCAGGGCAGACTG GTTTTCAAGGAAACTGAATACAGGAAGAAGATCAAGATTCCCATCATTAACGACCAGCAGTACCAGTCAGACAAGGATTTCTATGTGATTCTGAAGAGTCCTGCTCCACGGGAGGATGCAGCATTGGGTGACCCCAGCGTTGCTCGGGTGACCATTATTGATGATGACA AGCCTGGCAACTTTGTGTTTGAGCAGCCAATATACTATGGGGACAGCAGGACCTTCAAAGTGACAGCCACTGTGCTGAGACAGAATGGCACAGATGGGAACACCAGTGTGGAGTACACGACTAT GGACGGTACAGCCAAGGGTGGTCCATTCTCATCGCCAACGTTGGACTACATCAGCAACTCAGGCGTGCTGTACTTTGCTCATGGCGAAACATCCAAGCAAATCTCCATTAATCTTAACAAGGAGAAAATG GGTCACAGAAATTTTGTGATCTTGCTGAGAAATCCCAGCCTGGGTTCGAAGATAGGAGAGCCAGGAGCTGCGGTTGGCTTCCTCTGTAAAG AGGAGGAAG ATGAGCTGGCAGAAAGAGTTGCCAATGTTGTACCCATGGGTGATACAGAGGAAGAGGACACATCATGGGGTGGACAGTTCAGAAG TGCGATGTGCTTGGAGAGtgaggaggatgaagatggaaAGAAGATTCCTCCCTCAGTGGGACAGCTCATCATGCACTTTGTCACCTTCTTCTGGAAGGTCCTCTTCGCATTCATTCCTCCAAG ATCTATGTTGGGAGGCTGGCCAGCTTTTGTAATGTCCCTGGGCTTCATCACCATGCTGACAGCTTTTATTGAAACG CTTGGGCACCTGCTGGGCTGTGTGTTTGGAGTACGGACCAGTGTGACAGGCATCACCATCATCGCACTGGGCACCAGTGTGCCGGACACGTTTGCCAGTCGCACAGTCGCTATACATGATGTCCATGCAGACGCTGCTATTGGGAATGTTACAG GCAGTAACAGTGTGAACGTGTTCCTGGGTCTGGGTCTGCCATGGGTCATCTCCACCATGTACCACCTGATCAACGGCACACAGTACAGGGTGCTGCCTGGAAATCTACGCTTTGCAGTTTTCACCTTCCTGGCTGTTGGATCTTTGTGTCTGTTGATGTTGTTCGTAAGGAGAAAG TGTTTTGGAGGCGAGCTGGGAGGAAAGAAAGTGCCCAAGTGGATCAGTGCACTGCTGATGTTCTCCTTCTGGGTCGTCTTCATCGTCCTGTGCAGCCTGAAGGCCTACGACCTCTTACCCTTTTAA
- the LOC118410649 gene encoding sodium/calcium exchanger 3-like isoform X3: protein MDLIAWQTNYSTGYVVETLPNGTEPCESWLLLPAENLWPSALRGILYFLAMAYIFIGITIGSDVFMCSIEVITSKKRKVVRWDEERQETVEREVLLWNETIANLTLLALGSSAPEIMLNIIEAVKELGNPPEDGLGPFTIVGSAAFNLLVINAICVASVPSPEIKAVREFGVFVITSLWSMFAYVWMLVVVLWVTPGVIDVWEAWVTLGFTPLLVLTAYAQDSGWWCKRQHSRIHNSEPSIQEDMNVRVIGSPQGRASVLNTRAPTELLALEGRNSHANLRQASEPARFNDSFFSLRNLNDMDRPSQQGQQPTNALSRARERQKDPSTTFQFRHAVVRSMLYQKKAPKPKARFAEVVTKMVSIKALTSPAMRRQLAANDMSGKFTFGTHTYSVLESSGAIEVDVLFHRRRLSKLTLLNSMSKLNLVNKSNNGPNNGPVVNGTTTDSGQSSAPSKQDEAKEDVSVEFETRDGTGKTGKDYTHTQGRLVFKETEYRKKIKIPIINDQQYQSDKDFYVILKSPAPREDAALGDPSVARVTIIDDDKPGNFVFEQPIYYGDSRTFKVTATVLRQNGTDGNTSVEYTTMDGTAKGGPFSSPTLDYISNSGVLYFAHGETSKQISINLNKEKMGHRNFVILLRNPSLGSKIGEPGAAVGFLCKEEEDELAERVANVVPMGDTEEEDTSWGGQFRSAMCLESEEDEDGKKIPPSVGQLIMHFVTFFWKVLFAFIPPRSMLGGWPAFVMSLGFITMLTAFIETLGHLLGCVFGVRTSVTGITIIALGTSVPDTFASRTVAIHDVHADAAIGNVTGSNSVNVFLGLGLPWVISTMYHLINGTQYRVLPGNLRFAVFTFLAVGSLCLLMLFVRRKCFGGELGGKKVPKWISALLMFSFWVVFIVLCSLKAYDLLPF, encoded by the exons ATGGATCTGATTGCTTGGCAAACCAACTACAGTACTGGGTACGTTGTGGAGACTTTGCCCAATGGAACAGAGCCATGTGAAAGCTGGCTCCTTCTTCCCGCAGAGAACTTGTGGCCCTCGGCACTACGAGGGATACTGTACTTCCTGGCCATGGCCTATATATTCATTGGGATCACCATTGGCAGTGATGTCTTCATGTGCAGCATAGAAGTCATCACcagtaagaaaagaaaagtagTACGATGGGATGAAGAAAGGCAAGAGACCGTGGAGAGAGAGGTCCTGCTATGGAATGAGACAATCGCTAATCTAACATTGCTGGCACTCGGCAGCAGCGCCCCAGAAATCATGTTGAACATCATAGAAGCCGTCAAGGAACTAGGAAACCCACCAGAGGATGGCTTGGGGCCTTTCACCATTGTGGGTAGTGCTGCCTTCAATCTTCTAGTAATCAATGCTATCTGTGTTGCCAGTGTGCCATCTCCAGAGATTAAAGCAGTCCGAGAGTTTGGAGTCTTTGTGATCACCTCCCTCTGGTCCATGTTTGCATACGTTTGGATGCTGGTGGTAGTTCTTTGGGTGACACCAGGAGTCATTGATGTCTGGGAGGCATGGGTCACTCTTGGCTTCACCCCTCTGCTGGTGTTGACAGCTTATGCCCAAGACAGTGGTTGGTGGTGCAAGCGTCAGCATTCCAGGATCCATAACTCAGAACCAAGCATTCAAGAAGACATG AATGTGCGCGTGATTGGGAGTCCCCAGGGCCGTGCTAGCGTATTAAACACAAGAGCACCAACTGAGCTGCTGGCACTGGAAGGCCGCAACAG CCATGCCAACCTGAGACAGGCTTCTgaacctgccagatttaatgaCAG TTTTTTCTCCCTTAGGAACCTGAATGACATGGACCGCCCTTCCCAGCAGGGACAACAGCCCACCAACGCTTTATCCAGAGCAAG AGAAAGGCAGAAAGACCCAAGCACCACTTTCCA GTTTCGCCATGCAGTGGTGAGATCCATGCTCTATCAGAAGAAGGCACCAAAGCCCAAGGCCAGGTTTGCAGAGGTGGTGACAAAGATGGTGTCCATCAAGGCCTTGACAAGCCCAGCTATGAGGCGCCAACTAG CTGCGAACGACATGAGTGGGAAGTTCACATTTGGAACCCACACATACAGCGTGCTGGAGAGTTCAGGGGCCATAGAAGTGGATGTGCTGTTTCACAGGAGACGGCT GTCAAAGCTCACCCTCCTCAACAGTATGTCCAAGCTGAACTTG GTGAACAAAAGTAACAATGGACCCAACAATGGACCTGTGGTGAATGGAACTACCACAGACTCGGGACAATCTTCTGCCCCCAGCAAGCAAGATGAGGCAAAGGAGGATGTGTCTGTGGAGTTTGAGACCAGAGACGGGACAGGCAAGACAGGAAAGGACTACACCCACACGCAGGGCAGACTG GTTTTCAAGGAAACTGAATACAGGAAGAAGATCAAGATTCCCATCATTAACGACCAGCAGTACCAGTCAGACAAGGATTTCTATGTGATTCTGAAGAGTCCTGCTCCACGGGAGGATGCAGCATTGGGTGACCCCAGCGTTGCTCGGGTGACCATTATTGATGATGACA AGCCTGGCAACTTTGTGTTTGAGCAGCCAATATACTATGGGGACAGCAGGACCTTCAAAGTGACAGCCACTGTGCTGAGACAGAATGGCACAGATGGGAACACCAGTGTGGAGTACACGACTAT GGACGGTACAGCCAAGGGTGGTCCATTCTCATCGCCAACGTTGGACTACATCAGCAACTCAGGCGTGCTGTACTTTGCTCATGGCGAAACATCCAAGCAAATCTCCATTAATCTTAACAAGGAGAAAATG GGTCACAGAAATTTTGTGATCTTGCTGAGAAATCCCAGCCTGGGTTCGAAGATAGGAGAGCCAGGAGCTGCGGTTGGCTTCCTCTGTAAAG AGGAGGAAG ATGAGCTGGCAGAAAGAGTTGCCAATGTTGTACCCATGGGTGATACAGAGGAAGAGGACACATCATGGGGTGGACAGTTCAGAAG TGCGATGTGCTTGGAGAGtgaggaggatgaagatggaaAGAAGATTCCTCCCTCAGTGGGACAGCTCATCATGCACTTTGTCACCTTCTTCTGGAAGGTCCTCTTCGCATTCATTCCTCCAAG ATCTATGTTGGGAGGCTGGCCAGCTTTTGTAATGTCCCTGGGCTTCATCACCATGCTGACAGCTTTTATTGAAACG CTTGGGCACCTGCTGGGCTGTGTGTTTGGAGTACGGACCAGTGTGACAGGCATCACCATCATCGCACTGGGCACCAGTGTGCCGGACACGTTTGCCAGTCGCACAGTCGCTATACATGATGTCCATGCAGACGCTGCTATTGGGAATGTTACAG GCAGTAACAGTGTGAACGTGTTCCTGGGTCTGGGTCTGCCATGGGTCATCTCCACCATGTACCACCTGATCAACGGCACACAGTACAGGGTGCTGCCTGGAAATCTACGCTTTGCAGTTTTCACCTTCCTGGCTGTTGGATCTTTGTGTCTGTTGATGTTGTTCGTAAGGAGAAAG TGTTTTGGAGGCGAGCTGGGAGGAAAGAAAGTGCCCAAGTGGATCAGTGCACTGCTGATGTTCTCCTTCTGGGTCGTCTTCATCGTCCTGTGCAGCCTGAAGGCCTACGACCTCTTACCCTTTTAA